The following proteins are co-located in the [Pasteurella] mairii genome:
- a CDS encoding Uncharacterized BCR, YitT family COG1284, producing the protein MAKITVFPRALWSASSLFALEKRPLLVLVLSLCLLGMGDGLIVLANFGSSPWTVLAQGIAFQSHISVGWASFMISCVVMLMWFPLKLKLGLGTILNIFLIALALGLTTAYIAPPATLSSRSLYIFIGILLYGIGSAFYLTCHQGAGPRDGLMVGLCRYFNWNVGIVRTLMEASVCFFGFLLGGIVGVGTLIFAFSIGWVIQFTLQLILFFHQQKH; encoded by the coding sequence ATGGCAAAAATCACTGTTTTTCCCCGCGCCCTATGGTCTGCCAGCTCGCTTTTCGCACTGGAGAAACGCCCCCTTTTGGTTTTGGTGCTGTCCCTTTGCTTATTGGGCATGGGGGACGGATTGATTGTATTAGCCAATTTTGGTTCATCACCTTGGACGGTATTGGCACAAGGCATTGCCTTTCAAAGCCACATTAGCGTTGGTTGGGCATCATTTATGATAAGTTGTGTGGTGATGTTAATGTGGTTTCCGTTAAAATTAAAACTGGGTCTCGGTACTATTTTAAATATTTTTCTCATCGCACTAGCATTAGGGCTAACTACTGCCTATATCGCCCCGCCCGCGACACTTTCTTCGCGCAGTCTGTATATTTTTATCGGCATTTTGCTCTACGGTATCGGCAGCGCTTTTTATCTCACCTGCCATCAAGGCGCCGGACCACGAGACGGATTAATGGTCGGATTATGTCGTTATTTTAATTGGAATGTCGGCATTGTACGCACCTTAATGGAGGCAAGTGTCTGCTTTTTCGGTTTTTTACTCGGCGGAATCGTCGGCGTCGGCACCTTAATTTTCGCCTTTTCTATTGGTTGGGTAATACAATTTACCTTGCAACTTATCCTCTTTTTTCATCAACAAAAACACTAA